One window of the Eschrichtius robustus isolate mEscRob2 chromosome 13, mEscRob2.pri, whole genome shotgun sequence genome contains the following:
- the ANKRD33 gene encoding photoreceptor ankyrin repeat protein isoform X1, giving the protein MEEEELTLQKGGLDVSEALSRPDNETFTPSCTLGALYWACFRNDTAQLQAMLDDGVSPEEATQVDSNGRTGLMVACYHGFQSVVALLSRCPFLDVNQQDKEGDTALMLAAQAGHVPLVSLLINYYAGLDLERRDQRGLTALMKAAMRDRSECVAALLMAGADLTAVDPVRGKTALEWAFLTDSFDTVQRIQQLLRRPQVEQLSHHYQPEWPALPGLVAQAQAQAAPSFLERLQATLSLPFAQSPQEGGVLDHLVTVTTSLASPFLTTACHTLCPDHPPALGTRSKSVPELLGTAPPPPPVPQLPQEVPGPRVFIPYQSPQGVLSMCHQWLQPRDSTSPRPQAPKILLSKAPSSGIQWKPEPRSAGNRRLSLPVWRYQELRMERRRQEEARLAQSQGTTG; this is encoded by the exons ATGGAAGAGGAGGAGCTGACGTTGCAGAAGGGAGGGCTGGACGTCTCTGAGGCCCTGTCCCGCCCCGACAATGAGACCTTTACCCCAAGCTGCACGCTGGGCGCCCTGTACTGGGCCTGTTTCCGCAATGACACTGCCCAGCTCCAAGCCATGCTGGATGATGGGGTCTCTCCAGAGGAGGCCACCCAGGTGGACAGCAATGGGAGG ACAGGCCTCATGGTCGCATGCTACCACGGCTTCCAAAGTGTTGTGGCCCTGCTCAGCCGCTGTCCTTTCCTGGATGTGAACCAGCAGGACAAAGAAGGAGACACAGCCCTCATGCTGGCTGCCCAAGCAG GCCATGTGCCTCTGGTGAGTCTCCTGATCAACTACTATGCTGGCCTTGACCTGGAGCGCCGGGACCAGCGGGGGCTAACTGCGCTGATGAAGGCCGCCATGCGGGACCGCTCCGAATGCGTGGCTGCCCTCCTCATGGCAG GTGCTGACCTGACTGCAGTGGATCCTGTCCGGGGCAAGACAGCCCTGGAGTGGGCATTTCTGACCGACAGCTTCGACACGGTGCAAAGGATCCAGCAGCTGCTGCGGCGGCCCCAAGTGGAGCAGCTCAGCCATCATTACCAGCCTGAGTGGCCAGCCTTGCCCGGCCTTGTGGCCCAGGCCCAGGCTCAGGCCGCCCCGTCTTTCCTAGAACGACTtcaggccaccttgagcctcccCTTTGCGCAGTCTCCTCAGGAGGGGGGTGTCCTGGACCACCTTGTGACCGTCACGACCAGCCTGGCGAGTCCTTTCCTCACCACTGCCTGCCACACCCTGTGCCCTGACCACCCACCTGCACTGGGCACCCGAAGCAAGTCTGTGCCAGAGCTGCTAGGcactgccccgccccctcccccagtacCCCAACTCCCCCAGGAAGTCCCTGGCCCCCGGGTCTTCATCCCCTACCAGAGCCCTCAGGGTGTATTGAGCATGTGCCATCAGTGGCTCCAGCCCAGAGATAGTACTAGCCCCAGGCCCCAAGCCCCTAAGATCCTCCTCTCCAAGGCACCCTCATCTGGCATTCAGTGGAAGCCAGAGCCCAGGTCTGCAGGGAATCGAAGGCTGTCCCTTCCTGTCTGGAGGTACCAGGAGCTcaggatggagaggaggaggcaggaggaggccaGGTTGGCACAGAGCCAGGGGACGACGGGATAG
- the ANKRD33 gene encoding photoreceptor ankyrin repeat protein isoform X2 — protein sequence MEEEELTLQKGGLDVSEALSRPDNETFTPSCTLGALYWACFRNDTAQLQAMLDDGVSPEEATQTGLMVACYHGFQSVVALLSRCPFLDVNQQDKEGDTALMLAAQAGHVPLVSLLINYYAGLDLERRDQRGLTALMKAAMRDRSECVAALLMAGADLTAVDPVRGKTALEWAFLTDSFDTVQRIQQLLRRPQVEQLSHHYQPEWPALPGLVAQAQAQAAPSFLERLQATLSLPFAQSPQEGGVLDHLVTVTTSLASPFLTTACHTLCPDHPPALGTRSKSVPELLGTAPPPPPVPQLPQEVPGPRVFIPYQSPQGVLSMCHQWLQPRDSTSPRPQAPKILLSKAPSSGIQWKPEPRSAGNRRLSLPVWRYQELRMERRRQEEARLAQSQGTTG from the exons ATGGAAGAGGAGGAGCTGACGTTGCAGAAGGGAGGGCTGGACGTCTCTGAGGCCCTGTCCCGCCCCGACAATGAGACCTTTACCCCAAGCTGCACGCTGGGCGCCCTGTACTGGGCCTGTTTCCGCAATGACACTGCCCAGCTCCAAGCCATGCTGGATGATGGGGTCTCTCCAGAGGAGGCCACCCAG ACAGGCCTCATGGTCGCATGCTACCACGGCTTCCAAAGTGTTGTGGCCCTGCTCAGCCGCTGTCCTTTCCTGGATGTGAACCAGCAGGACAAAGAAGGAGACACAGCCCTCATGCTGGCTGCCCAAGCAG GCCATGTGCCTCTGGTGAGTCTCCTGATCAACTACTATGCTGGCCTTGACCTGGAGCGCCGGGACCAGCGGGGGCTAACTGCGCTGATGAAGGCCGCCATGCGGGACCGCTCCGAATGCGTGGCTGCCCTCCTCATGGCAG GTGCTGACCTGACTGCAGTGGATCCTGTCCGGGGCAAGACAGCCCTGGAGTGGGCATTTCTGACCGACAGCTTCGACACGGTGCAAAGGATCCAGCAGCTGCTGCGGCGGCCCCAAGTGGAGCAGCTCAGCCATCATTACCAGCCTGAGTGGCCAGCCTTGCCCGGCCTTGTGGCCCAGGCCCAGGCTCAGGCCGCCCCGTCTTTCCTAGAACGACTtcaggccaccttgagcctcccCTTTGCGCAGTCTCCTCAGGAGGGGGGTGTCCTGGACCACCTTGTGACCGTCACGACCAGCCTGGCGAGTCCTTTCCTCACCACTGCCTGCCACACCCTGTGCCCTGACCACCCACCTGCACTGGGCACCCGAAGCAAGTCTGTGCCAGAGCTGCTAGGcactgccccgccccctcccccagtacCCCAACTCCCCCAGGAAGTCCCTGGCCCCCGGGTCTTCATCCCCTACCAGAGCCCTCAGGGTGTATTGAGCATGTGCCATCAGTGGCTCCAGCCCAGAGATAGTACTAGCCCCAGGCCCCAAGCCCCTAAGATCCTCCTCTCCAAGGCACCCTCATCTGGCATTCAGTGGAAGCCAGAGCCCAGGTCTGCAGGGAATCGAAGGCTGTCCCTTCCTGTCTGGAGGTACCAGGAGCTcaggatggagaggaggaggcaggaggaggccaGGTTGGCACAGAGCCAGGGGACGACGGGATAG